In Lacerta agilis isolate rLacAgi1 chromosome 1, rLacAgi1.pri, whole genome shotgun sequence, the following proteins share a genomic window:
- the PPP1R14D gene encoding protein phosphatase 1 regulatory subunit 14D translates to MLEERALSPESTEEVGQLLSIAQGPSSLPRVTFNAPEKPEEETSHRRLGKLTIKYNRKDLQRWLDLEEWIDAQLQELYQYQLQEETEVTAAPEPEIDIEDLLDVSNEEQKSKLQEILHECSRPTEDFVTELLDRLKGLRRMANNQKK, encoded by the exons aTGCTGGAGGAGAGAGCGTTGTCCCCGGAGAGTACAGAGGAGGTGGGACAATTATTGAGCATAGCCCAGGGCCCAAGTTCCCTTCCTCGGGTCACTTTTAATGCTCCAGAGAAACCAGAAGAAGAAACGTCCCACAGGAGGCTGGGCAAATTAACCATCAAGTATAACCGAAAAGATCTTCAGAGATGGCTAGATCTGGAGGAGTGGATTGATGCCCAGTTGCAAGAGCTGTATCAGTACCAG TTGCAGGAGGAGACAGAAGTCACAGCCGCTCCAGAGCCAGAAATCGACATTGAGGATCTTCTTGACGTCTCTAATGAGGAACAGAAATCTAAACTGCAG GAAATTCTCCATGAGTGTTCCAGACCTACAGAG GACTTTGTTACAGAACTGCTCGATCGATTGAAAGGTCTCAGGAGAATGGCCAACAATCAAAAGAAATGA